The following are encoded together in the Acinetobacter radioresistens DSM 6976 = NBRC 102413 = CIP 103788 genome:
- a CDS encoding NADPH-dependent 7-cyano-7-deazaguanine reductase, which translates to MNEEEQVLKFIDPDNIVVTLKTTNNFENAELTDQRGIVYYLKRVKTKNGIRLENGNTSIHFNSGSGILKIGQGRPIKVIEVKS; encoded by the coding sequence ATGAATGAAGAGGAACAGGTACTCAAATTCATAGATCCTGATAATATAGTAGTCACTCTCAAAACCACAAATAATTTCGAAAATGCGGAACTTACTGATCAGAGAGGCATTGTTTATTATCTTAAGCGGGTTAAAACAAAAAATGGTATACGACTGGAAAATGGAAACACATCGATTCATTTTAACAGTGGCAGTGGAATCTTGAAAATTGGTCAAGGTCGCCCTATTAAGGTTATAGAAGTTAAATCTTGA
- a CDS encoding DUF6438 domain-containing protein, with the protein MSYPDQNRIVEETISYSTSRCFGACPVYSVTIQPSGAVHFNGERFTKVVGEQDIIVSPGIYKKLSSQLSRYKPAPGKVENNYNCVNKATDHQTVSFVWTDKSGVETKLDHYMGCMNSSDKSFNQFIEQLPEMLGINDLIR; encoded by the coding sequence GTGTCTTATCCAGATCAGAATAGGATTGTAGAAGAAACAATTAGTTATTCTACGTCACGTTGTTTTGGTGCTTGTCCGGTATATTCTGTAACAATTCAGCCTAGTGGAGCTGTACATTTTAACGGAGAGCGGTTTACAAAAGTCGTCGGAGAGCAAGATATCATTGTTTCCCCTGGAATCTATAAAAAGCTTTCTAGTCAATTAAGCAGATATAAGCCCGCACCAGGAAAAGTAGAAAATAATTATAATTGTGTAAATAAAGCTACTGATCATCAAACGGTTAGTTTTGTATGGACGGATAAAAGTGGAGTAGAAACAAAGTTAGACCATTATATGGGGTGTATGAATTCATCTGATAAAAGTTTTAATCAATTTATCGAACAATTACCTGAAATGCTTGGAATTAATGATTTAATACGCTAA
- a CDS encoding sensor domain-containing diguanylate cyclase, whose product MLTYNLKNYFKLNLRKLILILTILAVSALFVISLLISYSILKQELIENSLSINYEYASKIALNTDGQFQTALDELKYSAEVIGKSFNNETVRASEVDRLRRQSHHFNTVVICNSKGIIVEYTPDYLNLSKQQVQMSLGTQESLKNKQSYVSPPYYSVKNNLIVFISQPIFDHNHVYKGYVGAAIYLKEKNIINELLTIQYSYRNSYMYVLDQNNKIIFHPDMKRIGQTITGNTGLSYMNKKKNGKIQLVNSMGVKNLVGFAHIPTTNWIVVSQQPTDELLERAKSIISRVSAGIFLFYLLIFYLVWKASTFIASPLHDLAKIASSLNQPETEVKIKAIKPWYYEVQKFKFSLLSSVEKFSHKIDEMNFHINSDPLTGLFNRRGLEIFIEEMTRTQTHFAVLLIDIDYFKKINDSYGHAQGDRILKQVAQHILNNFRKNDLCCRYGGEEFVVLMPQADIENAYKSAERLRKKMENTLTDGIGPITISIGIAFWPETSREVAKVFEIADAKLYQAKIAGRNQVHY is encoded by the coding sequence ATGCTCACTTATAATTTAAAAAATTACTTTAAGCTTAATTTAAGGAAATTAATTTTAATTTTAACTATTTTAGCGGTTTCCGCCTTATTTGTTATTTCTCTCCTTATAAGCTATAGCATTCTCAAGCAGGAATTAATAGAAAACTCACTTTCAATTAATTATGAATATGCTTCTAAAATTGCTTTAAACACAGATGGTCAATTTCAGACAGCTTTGGATGAGCTCAAATATAGTGCTGAAGTTATAGGAAAGTCTTTTAACAACGAAACTGTAAGAGCATCAGAAGTTGATCGTCTTAGGAGACAATCACATCACTTCAATACTGTAGTTATATGTAACTCTAAAGGAATTATTGTTGAATATACTCCTGATTATCTAAACCTAAGCAAACAGCAGGTTCAAATGTCACTAGGAACACAAGAATCTCTGAAAAATAAGCAATCCTATGTTTCTCCTCCATATTATTCAGTTAAAAATAATTTAATTGTTTTTATCTCCCAGCCTATCTTTGACCATAACCATGTCTACAAAGGCTATGTAGGCGCAGCAATTTATCTGAAAGAAAAAAATATCATCAATGAGCTACTGACCATTCAATACAGTTATAGAAATAGTTATATGTATGTATTAGACCAGAATAATAAAATTATATTTCACCCTGATATGAAAAGAATAGGTCAAACTATAACCGGGAATACAGGGTTGAGTTATATGAATAAAAAGAAGAACGGTAAAATTCAATTAGTAAACAGTATGGGAGTAAAGAATCTGGTCGGTTTCGCGCATATTCCCACCACTAATTGGATTGTAGTCTCACAACAGCCTACAGATGAATTACTTGAACGCGCGAAATCAATTATTTCTAGAGTGTCTGCAGGAATTTTTCTTTTTTATCTCCTAATTTTTTATCTAGTATGGAAGGCCTCTACCTTTATAGCCTCTCCTCTTCATGACCTCGCCAAAATTGCCAGCTCTTTAAACCAGCCAGAAACTGAAGTGAAAATTAAGGCGATCAAACCATGGTACTACGAAGTGCAAAAATTCAAATTTTCCCTACTTTCCAGTGTAGAGAAGTTTAGTCATAAAATTGATGAAATGAATTTTCATATTAACTCTGACCCACTTACTGGCCTTTTTAATCGCAGAGGACTAGAAATCTTTATTGAGGAAATGACTCGTACCCAGACTCACTTTGCAGTTTTACTGATAGATATTGATTATTTTAAAAAGATTAATGATTCTTATGGTCATGCTCAAGGTGACAGAATTTTAAAGCAAGTGGCTCAACATATTTTAAATAACTTTAGGAAAAATGATTTATGCTGTCGTTATGGTGGTGAAGAATTTGTTGTGCTTATGCCTCAAGCTGATATAGAAAACGCATATAAAAGTGCTGAACGTTTAAGAAAGAAAATGGAAAATACCTTAACCGATGGTATCGGCCCGATAACAATTTCTATCGGTATCGCATTCTGGCCAGAAACTTCGAGAGAAGTAGCAAAAGTTTTTGAAATAGCTGATGCAAAACTTTATCAGGCTAAAATTGCAGGCCGCAATCAGGTTCATTATTAG
- a CDS encoding IS481 family transposase: protein MLHTNNQIIKHKVGLLNLAEELQNVSRACKVMGVSRDTFYRYQELVKSGDIDALINKSRRVPNLKNRVDDATEQAVIDFAIQYPAYGQHRTSNELRKKGVFVSGSGVRSIWLRHDLENFKKRLKALEAKVAQDGIELNDHQVAALERKHEDDVACGEIETAHPGYLGAQDTFYVGNLKGVGRIYQQTFIDTYSKVVHCKLYTTKTPITAADLLNDRVLPFYQSQDLPMLRILTDRGNEYCGKVEQHDYELYLAVNDIDHTKTKAASPQTNGICERFHKTILQEFYQITFRKKLYSSLEELQVDLDDWLKFYNTERTHQGKMCCGRTPLETLLDGKRIWAEKNLAQI, encoded by the coding sequence ATGTTGCATACTAACAATCAAATCATTAAACACAAAGTAGGTCTGCTCAATTTAGCTGAAGAGCTTCAGAATGTATCCAGAGCATGCAAAGTGATGGGTGTTTCAAGAGATACATTTTATCGCTATCAGGAATTAGTGAAGTCTGGTGATATTGACGCACTGATTAATAAGTCCCGTCGAGTACCAAATTTAAAAAACCGTGTAGATGATGCTACTGAACAGGCTGTTATTGATTTCGCAATTCAATATCCCGCATATGGTCAGCACCGTACTAGTAATGAATTACGCAAGAAGGGTGTATTCGTTTCAGGGAGTGGGGTTCGCTCTATATGGCTTCGTCATGATTTAGAAAACTTTAAGAAGCGTTTAAAAGCACTTGAGGCTAAAGTGGCACAGGATGGTATTGAATTAAATGATCACCAGGTTGCGGCACTTGAACGTAAGCATGAGGATGACGTTGCTTGTGGTGAAATCGAAACAGCTCATCCAGGCTATTTAGGCGCGCAAGACACCTTTTATGTCGGGAATCTCAAAGGTGTTGGACGAATCTATCAACAAACATTCATCGACACTTATAGCAAGGTCGTTCATTGCAAGCTCTATACAACAAAAACACCGATTACAGCGGCTGATTTACTCAATGATCGTGTGTTGCCATTCTATCAATCTCAGGACTTACCAATGCTTCGCATCCTCACAGACAGAGGTAATGAGTATTGCGGTAAGGTAGAACAACATGACTATGAGTTGTATCTGGCAGTTAATGATATTGATCACACGAAGACAAAAGCAGCTTCGCCGCAAACAAATGGTATCTGTGAGCGTTTCCATAAGACGATTTTGCAGGAGTTCTATCAAATTACGTTTAGGAAGAAGCTTTATAGCTCATTGGAAGAATTACAAGTTGATCTAGACGATTGGCTGAAATTCTATAATACTGAACGGACTCATCAAGGAAAAATGTGCTGTGGTCGTACACCACTTGAAACTTTACTTGATGGAAAACGGATTTGGGCTGAGAAAAATTTAGCTCAAATTTAA